The Nicotiana sylvestris chromosome 6, ASM39365v2, whole genome shotgun sequence genomic sequence ccagaaatgggaagtgaactgagggcctctgtctgatatgatggaaataggcacacTATGCAAACGGACTATCTCTCCAATGTAGATCTGAGCATACCTCTTTGTTGTGTAAGTAGTCGCCACTGGAATAAAGTgggctgacttggtcaacctgtcaacaatgacccatactgaatcaaacttcctcaaagtccgcggcaacccaactacgaaatccatggtgatgcgctcccacttccactctggtataggcctctgctgaagtaggccacccggcctctggtgttcatacttgacctgctggcaattcaaacacctagccacatactctactatgtctttcttcatcctccgccaccaataatgctgcctcaaatcacgatacatcttcgtagctccCGGGTGGATGGAATACAACGAACTGTGTGCCTCATATAGAATCatctccctcagaccatcaacattaaGAACACATAAACGACCCTGGAGCCGCAAAataccatcctcgccaatagtaacctccttggcactaccctgaagcactgtctctctgagaaccgccaaatgtggatcattgAACTGtcggccttgatctgccccaataatgaagactgagcaaccacacacgcgagaactcggctgggctctgaaatatccaacctcacaattctgttagccaaggactaaatgtccaaggctagtggtctctcctctgctggaatgaatgcTAAGCTACCCATACTATCTGCCTTTCTGCTTAGGGCATCCGCGACCATATTTTCcgtgcccggatgataaagaatggtgatgtcataatccttcagtaactcaagccacctacagtttctcaaattaagatccctctgtttgaacaaatggtgtaagctgcgatgatcagtataaacctcacatgacaccccatacagataatgcctccatatcttaagagcatgaataaTTGCGGCCAACTCTTGATCATGCagaggataattcttctcatgaaccttcagctggCGCGAGGCATAGGCAATAACTCGTCCCTcatgcatcaatacgcaccccaatcCAACGCGCGAAGTGTTACAATATActgtatacatccctgaaccggaaggcaacacacGGACTGGTGCtatagtcaaggctgtcttgagcttctaaaagctcgcctcacaatcatcgaaccactggaaaggagcacccttttggatcaatctagtcagaggtgatgcaatagatgaaaagccttgCACGAATCGTctgtagtaacctgctaaccccaggaaacttcTAATCTAGGTCATCGAAGTAGGACGtgaccaactctgaactgcctcaatcttcttggggtccaccttaataccctctcctgacataatatgccccaagaatgccactgactctagccataactcacacttggagaacttagcatatagcttttgctttcgcaaggtctgaagcactaccctcAAATACTGCTTGTGCTCCCCCAAGCTACGGgtgtatatcaagatgtcgtcaatgaagacgacgacaaatgaatcaatgtaaggcctgaataccctattcatcaagtccatgaatgttgttggggcgttagtcaagccaaaagacatcaccaggaactcatagtggccatatctagtccggaatgcaATCTTCGaaacatccgagtcccgaatcttcagctgatgataccccgacctcaagtcaatcttggagaacaccctagcaccctgcaactggtcgaacaaatcattgATACGAGGcaacagatacttgttcttgatggtgactttgttcaactggcggtaatcaatgcacatctgcatagttccatccttcttcttcacaaataacactgatgcaccccaaggcgatgcattgggtctaacaaacccctttgctaaaacctcctcaagctgctccttcggagccatacggtactGTGGGATAGATACAGGttgggtgcctggagccaaatcaatgtagaaaTCAATATCGCGATCCAGTAACATGctaggaagatcagaaggaaataCATCGGCGAACTCTCGAACTACTAGAACTGAATTAATCATTagagactctgcggtggtgtctcgaacataagccaaataagccaaacaccccttctcgaccatttgtcgagccttcaggaaagagataacccgactagatgtatcaactggggaacccttccactccaacgtCGGCAACCctggcatcgctaaagtaacagtcttggcatggaaatctaggacggcgtgatatggggataaccaatccatgcccaggatgatctcaaagtcgatcatatcaagcaacagaaGATCTGcactagtctcaaaaccacagaatgtgaccataCAGGACTGGTAGAtctgatccacaaccacagaataaCCCATAGGAGTGGACACATAGATAGGAGTGGCCAAAGTCTCAGGAGAAATAActaggaaatgagcaaacagagatgatacatatgaataagtagaccatggatcaaataataccgaagcaatTCTACCACCgacggaaataatacctgtgatgacagcatctaaggccaatgcatctggcctagcCGGAAGAATTTGGCTGGAGtgccggctggctggcctccaccagACTAagcagtagctggctgacctctccctgcctggcctccacctctaggacggcccctacCCGTCTGCCCTCCACCTTTAGGTGGCGGAACAGGCGGTGCTGAAATCATAAGCTGCTGATCctgctgtactgccttgccccgaagcctaGGACAGTACCTCCTCATATGGCCAAGATCtccgcactcaaaacaaccccaCGGTGCGGCGGCCTGCTGTCCTGATGGCTGACCCTGATGGCCAGTAGACCCACTGGAAGAAGCCTGAATAGCCGGTGGAAGGTATGAACTCTCCGGCATAGCACTGAAATAAGAATCAGAAGAGCCTTGAGGACCTGAATACCCcccggaggaaccctgaatagctggcgggTGATATGAGCTCTCTGGCATGGTGCTGAAATAAGGACGTGCTGGAGCACCCCGAGCAGGCGggggtgctgaatatgggggctTGCTGGgatgacccctcccaaactgacctctacccctagccaGGGCATCTCTGAACTCTCCGAAGAATCTAGCCCTCTTATCCTACTGCATCTGCTTTCTACCCCTCTAGCAATATCCCTCAATCTTGCGAGCAGTCTCTACCACTAGTTGATACTCTATACCTATCTCTACCTCTCGAGCCATGCCAGATCGAATACTGGGGTGCAACCCCATAACAAATCTCCGCACTCTCTCTACATctgtgggaagtatcatgagtgcatgacgagacaacttagaaaacctcgcctcataattGGTTACAGACATCTGAACAtgctcaagatgctcaaactaataccgtagctcttccctctcagagggtggaatgtACCTATCCAAGAACAACTATGCGAACTAACcccaagtgatgggaggagaacctgtTGTCCTACCTAgaacataggactgccaccatctacgggccctgccctcaagctgaaaagtagtgaagtaaactccatgcgactccaatatcctcatgttgtgcaatctgtccctgcacctatctgtgaagtcctgggcatcctcatgacgctcgcCCCAAAGACCGGAGGGTGaagcctagtccatctatccaataacttctgcggATCGCCATCCGTAGTTGGTCTAGGCTGGGGTGACACTACAGCAACTGGCGGATCCCCATCtgcgggtagtgcacccggagttTGATACACTACAACTGCATAtccaggagcctgagcagtaggggtctgtgctccccctcctgcctgtGATATAGCTGGATTTGCTAGAAATAAACTAGCCtaagtcatagaatccatgaaccacAGTATACGACCCATGATCTCATGGAATCCCGGTGTTGTCATAAAGTCAGCGGGGGTGGGCTCAACTgcggcacctcgccctgctcctcgatGATAGGATCTCCCGCGGGATCTGCTAGTGGCATTACTGGGATAACTCTAGGATGCCCTCGTCCCCAACCTCGGgtcggtgccctcccccggcctctgcctcgacctctagcaaTGGGGGAAGCAGCTCCTCCCGGATCTGGAACATCAgtcgtgcgtgtcctcaccatctattacagaatagaagagggaaatcTAGCACAACGACCACaacacgataggaaatgaataaagagtagtttttcctaacaccctatagcctctcgaagataaatatagACGCCTCCGTACatatccgcaagactctattaggttttcccatgaattgtgagacctacgtgaacctagagctctgataccatgttgtcacgatccaaaatccaccaagggtcgtgatggtgcccaacaccattgtcaggcaagccaacgcagaagtattagtaaattcttattttacttacccgAAGCGGTTACAACATTTTTTAATTTGCAATTGAAAATAGGTGATGATAAGCAATAtgtaataataattatacaacctaaaagaactgtctactaatgtgtgtgccaagacctggtgtctcAAGTAGTGGGcatctagtagaatgtacaaaagaataatactatcctactgtccgggattgaatagacagcaaaagtaaagaaagaccccatcaagctgctgaacggcaCAGTAAGGGAGtcgctcaccgtggaagtctcggtgTATGAATCAGGGGCGCGCACCAGTCTGATAGCCTGatatacctgcctcagatcctgtacaattaagtacaaaagtttagtatgagtacataaacaatatgtaccccgtaagtatcccatctaatctcgaagaaatagagacgagaggtcgacttgatactcaCTAAGGTCAAATAATACAATGAAGTGCTACACTAAGCACGGAAGTCAAAATTAATCAACAGTTTGTAGCAAGAGGTAATATGTCATGTTCTTGAAAGTTTTacagttagccatttacatttcaaatatttagccggtcaggtcatggataagatttcatatagatatcatgtgcACACTATGCCGAGAtcgacgacccgatccaacagaaaataaactatgcactgctagagggttgagtggcgcgaaccatagatgcatctatttataaCAAGGCGAtcaacccgatccacaaatatcaattaatatcaagaaaacacatgaaTGTGCATTTAATTCCaagtaaattcatacaagtgtccaacaagtgtatacatttgcttatattcctttccaagtctctagcatGCCCTATGTggtcacattagcaagaaaatatagagacattCAAAAATATAACATGATACGGGTCATAGACTACCCGGAaaattagcataatagtagctacgcacagactctcattacctagtgcgtacgtagcccccgtaTTTAGCAGCAAATTACTCAATTATTGCACCTacggggacaattccctcttacaaggttagaaaggagactcacctcgctccaaagtgcacttccaatcccaagaacgagtccaagccctcaattctgagccgaacgatcccaaactagttaaatgagataggaactagtcaatatagactCACAAGATTGAATTCTAGTTATTTAAGCAATTTTCCATTCTTtaatacaagtttcctaaaattcgacccagggcccacgtgcccgaatttcgaaatttttcgaagaaagttgttcacTATAACCttaggatcaataatatatgatttctagttCATTTCAtgacaaatttcgtggttaaatatAACTTTTAATACCCTAGGTgttgctctaaccccttgattcaTTTTACCCAAATTCTAGTGTTTAATTTACCTAATATACAAGTATTAAACAAAGAATAGGTgagataaacttacctcaagatgctaagtgggagtcttctctcaaaagcccccaaaatcgccaatggaagagtgaaaagtggtaaaaattaacttagaaccagtattaaatgaagctcactgcttcagcgatttccgcatctgcggtcaagggaCTGCATCTGCGAAAGGGGCTAAaagggctgggaccgcttctgcggtcttgaggccgcttctgcggttcgaGAGCCGCTTTTGCGGTTTGGCCTGGCCTtccctgggccgcatctgcgatagatggaccgcatctacggtctcgcacctgcggtccaccaaccacaggtgcggttataacagaagcagcagcttcagcacttctcaaaaatttcaacttcactcgagcctcgtccgattgacgctcgggccTCCCGGGCTCCGCCCGAACATactgacaagtctgaaatcatgaaacggacctactcgaaccttcagaatgcccgaaacaatgctaaatctaagaattaccccctaaaaccaattgaatcaaacttatgaacttcaagttcttaattttcctctaatgggccaaaacgcccttaaactacttGGATTGACACCACATTttacgggcaagtctta encodes the following:
- the LOC138871165 gene encoding uncharacterized protein codes for the protein MPESSYHPPAIQGSSGGYSGPQGSSDSYFSAMPESSYLPPAIQASSSGSTGHQGQPSGQQAAAPWGCFECGDLGHMRRYCPRLRGKAVQQDQQLMISAPPVPPPKGGGQTGRGRPRGGGQAGRGIISVGGRIASVLFDPWSTYSYVSSLFAHFLVISPETLATPIYVSTPMGYSVVVDQIYQSCMVTFCGFETSADLLLLDMIDFEIILGMDWLSPYHAVLDFHAKTVTLAMPGLPTLEWKGSPVDTSSRVISFLKARQMVEKGCLAYLAYVRDTTAESLMINSVLVVREFADVFPSDLPSMLLDRDIDFYIDLAPGTQPVSIPQYRMAPKEQLEEVLAKGWLELLKDYDITILYHPGTENMVADALSRKADSMGSLAFIPAEERPLALDI